Proteins encoded together in one uncultured Desulfosarcina sp. window:
- a CDS encoding acidic tetraheme cytochrome c3 TmcA, which yields MRNVTRIALPLLIASVLAITATWAQEDMTVVDKSVFDNPQRTPSVFVHDEHNEAAGIDDCATCHHVYEDGKLVEDESSEDSSCSDCHSLEGGDGQPSLMNAFHANCKGCHQAEGKGPVLCGECHKKK from the coding sequence ATGAGAAACGTCACCCGGATCGCACTGCCGCTTCTGATTGCAAGCGTTCTGGCCATTACCGCAACATGGGCCCAGGAAGACATGACCGTCGTGGATAAATCGGTCTTCGACAATCCTCAGCGAACGCCCTCGGTTTTCGTCCACGACGAACACAACGAAGCTGCCGGCATTGACGACTGCGCCACCTGCCACCACGTTTACGAAGATGGAAAGCTGGTGGAGGATGAATCTTCGGAGGACTCCAGTTGTTCGGATTGCCACAGTTTGGAGGGAGGAGACGGCCAGCCGTCGCTGATGAACGCTTTTCACGCCAATTGCAAGGGGTGCCACCAGGCGGAGGGGAAAGGGCCGGTATTATGTGGAGAATGCCACAAAAAGAAATAG
- a CDS encoding DUF1254 domain-containing protein — translation MKKAFLLHVMIVSIVLQTIGAQAMAADRFREIGSQAYIYGFPMVLMEITRRVSTNVETTQHGGAPMDQFCHVRAFPDHTFTNVVRPNADTLYSTLWFDVSKEPLILSIADTGGRYFMLPILDMWTDVVAVPGSRTTGTGTQTFAIVGPEWQGKIPDKIEPLRCPTSVGWIIGRTQTNGKADYPNVHKMQNGYTVTPLSRWGKPKTAPPKGTVNASWDTKTPPHMQVLNMKAGDFFGLFAELLKNNPPHEVDWNMVQLLRQIGIVPGESFDISKLSAEKQKSLELAVNDAKKLLTKGNEEPDAGGWAFSREFVGNYGTSYMQRAHIALIGLGANIPEDAVYPMTKVDSDGNPYSGKNRYVLHFEKDALPPVQGFWSLTMYNEKMFFVDNPINRYAIGDRDSLKFNKDGSLDIYIQHASPGKDKEANWLPAPAEKFDLTMRLYWPNQGVLTGAWNPPSVKRVD, via the coding sequence ATGAAAAAAGCATTTTTGTTGCATGTCATGATTGTTAGCATCGTTCTGCAAACCATTGGCGCCCAGGCGATGGCTGCGGACAGATTCCGGGAGATCGGCAGCCAGGCATATATCTATGGGTTTCCGATGGTCCTCATGGAGATCACGCGCAGGGTCTCCACCAATGTGGAAACGACGCAACACGGCGGAGCCCCGATGGACCAGTTCTGCCATGTGCGGGCCTTTCCCGATCATACTTTCACCAATGTAGTTCGTCCCAACGCGGACACCTTGTATTCGACCCTCTGGTTCGATGTCTCAAAGGAGCCCCTGATCCTGTCGATAGCGGATACCGGCGGCCGCTATTTCATGCTGCCCATCCTCGACATGTGGACGGATGTCGTGGCGGTGCCGGGAAGCAGAACCACGGGGACCGGGACCCAAACCTTTGCCATTGTCGGCCCTGAATGGCAGGGAAAGATCCCCGACAAGATCGAACCGCTCCGTTGTCCTACCAGCGTGGGATGGATTATCGGCCGTACCCAAACCAACGGCAAGGCCGATTACCCCAACGTGCATAAGATGCAGAACGGGTATACCGTGACCCCCCTTAGCCGGTGGGGCAAACCCAAGACGGCTCCGCCCAAGGGAACGGTCAACGCCTCATGGGATACCAAAACGCCGCCCCATATGCAGGTACTGAACATGAAGGCCGGCGATTTTTTTGGATTGTTCGCCGAACTTTTGAAGAATAACCCGCCCCATGAAGTCGATTGGAACATGGTTCAACTGCTCAGGCAGATTGGCATCGTCCCGGGTGAGTCGTTCGATATTTCAAAACTTTCCGCCGAAAAGCAAAAATCGCTTGAACTGGCGGTGAATGATGCAAAAAAGCTGCTTACAAAGGGTAATGAGGAGCCGGATGCCGGCGGATGGGCCTTCTCCCGTGAATTTGTGGGCAACTACGGCACGTCCTACATGCAGCGTGCCCATATCGCCCTGATCGGACTGGGCGCCAATATTCCCGAGGATGCGGTTTATCCCATGACCAAGGTCGACAGCGATGGGAACCCTTACAGCGGAAAGAACCGTTATGTACTCCACTTTGAAAAAGATGCGCTGCCGCCGGTCCAAGGCTTCTGGTCGCTGACCATGTACAACGAGAAGATGTTTTTTGTGGACAATCCGATCAACCGTTACGCCATCGGCGATCGCGATAGCCTGAAGTTCAACAAGGACGGGTCCCTTGATATTTATATTCAGCATGCCTCGCCCGGCAAAGATAAGGAGGCCAACTGGCTCCCCGCGCCGGCGGAAAAGTTTGACTTGACAATGCGGCTGTATTGGCCGAATCAGGGCGTCCTCACCGGGGCCTGGAATCCGCCGTCGGTTAAGCGGGTTGATTAA
- a CDS encoding transporter yields MKTSTSSIHMGWFLVIAAIIFLPVQHAQAAMGDGPRAYQLLPDGAKALAIYGISTEGNQTADPGQIIKGADLDVNLAVLQYTHTFSIKGQQSAVFGVLPFGEVKGSVNLPRRSLSANSSGIGDATLGGVFGIYGSPAVQAENFASYKPGVTFGVLTKLGMPTGEYDESEVLNLGSNRWSMQFGLPTTYSIGKSLLDPSLTRFEILPSVTFYTDNDDPYHADECEQDPLFNIEGHIIRNLHQAVWVSLDAIYTFGGETTTDGVADDNKQRAFFLGGTVNLMFSPSIGLRITYGETVEHNDNGADGSMIRALLSFVF; encoded by the coding sequence ATGAAGACATCGACGAGCAGCATTCATATGGGCTGGTTTCTTGTCATCGCAGCGATCATTTTTTTACCTGTACAGCATGCACAGGCGGCGATGGGGGATGGGCCGCGGGCCTATCAGCTTCTTCCCGATGGAGCCAAAGCGCTTGCCATTTATGGCATTTCTACGGAAGGCAACCAGACGGCGGATCCCGGGCAGATCATTAAAGGCGCGGATCTCGACGTCAATCTGGCTGTTTTGCAATATACGCACACATTCAGCATCAAAGGCCAGCAATCCGCTGTATTCGGCGTTTTGCCTTTTGGAGAGGTGAAAGGCTCCGTCAATCTGCCCCGCAGGAGCCTGTCCGCCAACAGTTCCGGCATCGGCGATGCCACGCTGGGCGGCGTGTTCGGAATTTACGGGTCACCGGCGGTTCAGGCCGAGAATTTTGCCTCCTACAAGCCGGGTGTCACGTTCGGTGTGCTGACGAAGTTAGGAATGCCCACGGGGGAATATGACGAATCGGAAGTCCTTAATCTTGGCTCCAACCGGTGGTCGATGCAGTTCGGCCTGCCCACGACCTATTCCATCGGCAAATCGCTTCTGGATCCTTCTTTGACAAGGTTTGAAATTCTTCCTTCTGTAACCTTTTATACTGATAATGACGACCCATATCATGCGGATGAATGCGAACAGGACCCGCTTTTCAATATCGAGGGGCATATTATCCGGAACCTACACCAGGCGGTCTGGGTGTCCCTTGACGCCATTTACACATTCGGCGGCGAGACGACCACGGACGGGGTCGCGGACGACAACAAGCAGCGTGCGTTTTTCCTGGGCGGAACCGTGAACCTCATGTTCAGTCCGAGCATAGGCTTAAGAATCACCTATGGAGAAACGGTCGAGCATAACGACAACGGTGCCGACGGATCGATGATAAGGGCACTTTTGAGTTTTGTTTTTTAA
- a CDS encoding DVU0259 family response regulator domain-containing protein has protein sequence MPKKILIIDDDPIVVKYLEAVFSDNGYETCTASSTMEGLDVVKQEKPDLITLDLQMPGEWGPRFYRKLRQDKGLRDIPVIVVSGIDGDHAIKDAIAFVKKPFDPEKLVGIVKNTIG, from the coding sequence ATGCCTAAAAAAATTCTCATCATCGACGACGACCCCATCGTGGTAAAATACCTGGAAGCCGTTTTCAGCGACAACGGCTATGAAACCTGTACCGCTTCCAGCACCATGGAAGGCCTTGACGTGGTCAAGCAGGAAAAACCCGACCTCATCACCCTGGATTTGCAGATGCCCGGCGAGTGGGGCCCCCGGTTCTATCGAAAGCTGCGCCAGGATAAGGGACTGCGCGACATCCCGGTCATCGTCGTCAGCGGCATCGACGGCGACCACGCCATCAAGGACGCCATCGCCTTCGTCAAAAAGCCTTTCGATCCGGAAAAACTGGTGGGGATCGTGAAAAACACGATCGGTTAA
- a CDS encoding response regulator has protein sequence MNARQTVLVIDDEAATLTMFRLFLNAYGYTVLTAENGETGLQLARGHRPGIVFTDLKMPGMDGFSVLKEIKKEAPQTEVIVITGHGDMDHVVQALNLEATDFINKPIGRNALDAALKRAEARLANDGAGKTPVEAELSSEVGTIFIRDTLSGRHKEMLTACFDHVLGSECKAVEIRFDHHSAVNGTGIAMLTRLLSNVRSAGKEVRIAGLSENFRTIFDMLGITRIAPCIEITADSDARNDC, from the coding sequence ATGAACGCACGGCAAACGGTTCTGGTCATTGACGATGAAGCCGCTACGCTGACCATGTTCCGCCTGTTTCTCAATGCCTACGGATACACCGTTCTCACCGCAGAAAACGGGGAAACCGGGCTTCAACTGGCACGCGGCCATCGGCCGGGAATCGTTTTCACCGACCTTAAGATGCCTGGAATGGATGGATTCTCGGTACTCAAAGAGATTAAAAAAGAGGCACCGCAAACCGAAGTAATCGTGATCACCGGCCATGGCGATATGGACCATGTGGTCCAGGCCCTGAACCTGGAGGCCACCGATTTCATCAACAAACCCATCGGCCGCAATGCCCTGGACGCCGCCCTCAAACGGGCCGAGGCCCGGCTGGCCAATGACGGAGCCGGAAAAACGCCCGTAGAAGCGGAACTATCATCGGAGGTGGGAACCATCTTCATCCGCGACACCCTTTCCGGCCGCCACAAAGAAATGCTCACGGCCTGCTTCGACCATGTATTGGGTTCGGAATGCAAAGCCGTGGAAATCCGTTTCGACCACCATTCGGCGGTGAATGGCACCGGCATCGCCATGCTCACCCGACTGCTGTCGAACGTCCGGTCCGCAGGAAAAGAGGTTCGCATCGCCGGGCTTTCGGAAAATTTCAGGACCATCTTCGACATGCTGGGAATTACGCGCATCGCTCCGTGCATCGAAATCACGGCCGATTCCGATGCTCGCAACGATTGCTGA
- a CDS encoding electron transfer complex subunit TmcD, which produces MVDSRSWDWELGEKKIPLDSWKENYRWVEEPYVSPDGEKVAAIVNLDEGEFNVCVNGQPWGETVFDKIWHLRFSPDGRLAAIVSEMGEWTMAVDGAAWENKFGYLWEPRFSADGAHIAAAVQQDMQYAMALDGTPWEQMYANMTYFALSPDGKHTAGAVQVEDVDSGEIHKFQEGSFSAALDGQAWDARFVNVWNLAISPDGLHLAAEVRLNLQEYTIALDGVPWDKRYATVWEPVFHPVSGAVVAPVREKGLWTLAENGKPLWNRSFVQAWHQQFSPDANRLAAIVAPSYGRWTVAVDGEPWPATFTKLVTDVVFSSDSRRIAALAKDDETFRVVVDGTPWKDTWDMAWKPVFSPDGKMVAAKVEKNGKYTYTVNGSVWSTACDGAWEPVFSPDGTRLMLRTIEGSDYVRRIVPATDITG; this is translated from the coding sequence ATGGTTGATTCCCGCAGCTGGGATTGGGAACTCGGGGAAAAAAAGATTCCTCTGGATTCCTGGAAAGAAAACTACCGATGGGTCGAGGAACCCTACGTCAGCCCGGACGGTGAAAAGGTCGCCGCCATCGTCAATCTGGACGAAGGCGAGTTTAACGTCTGTGTCAACGGCCAGCCCTGGGGGGAAACGGTATTCGATAAGATCTGGCATCTGCGCTTCTCGCCGGACGGCCGTCTTGCCGCCATCGTTTCCGAAATGGGCGAGTGGACCATGGCCGTCGACGGCGCGGCCTGGGAAAACAAGTTCGGCTACCTCTGGGAGCCGCGGTTCAGCGCCGACGGCGCCCATATCGCCGCCGCCGTCCAGCAGGACATGCAGTACGCCATGGCGCTGGACGGTACGCCATGGGAACAGATGTACGCCAACATGACCTATTTCGCCCTGAGCCCGGACGGGAAGCACACCGCCGGCGCCGTTCAGGTGGAAGATGTGGATTCGGGTGAAATCCACAAGTTTCAGGAAGGCAGCTTTTCCGCCGCCCTGGACGGCCAGGCCTGGGACGCCCGCTTCGTCAACGTCTGGAACCTGGCCATCAGCCCGGACGGCCTGCATCTGGCCGCCGAGGTGCGGCTCAATTTGCAGGAGTACACCATCGCCCTGGACGGCGTTCCGTGGGACAAGCGCTACGCCACGGTCTGGGAGCCGGTGTTCCACCCGGTCAGCGGTGCGGTAGTGGCTCCGGTGCGGGAAAAAGGGCTGTGGACATTGGCCGAAAACGGCAAACCGCTTTGGAACCGATCCTTCGTCCAGGCCTGGCACCAGCAGTTCAGCCCCGACGCCAACCGTCTGGCCGCCATCGTAGCGCCCTCCTATGGGCGCTGGACCGTGGCGGTGGACGGCGAGCCCTGGCCGGCCACCTTCACCAAACTGGTCACCGATGTCGTGTTCAGCAGCGACAGTCGCCGCATCGCCGCCTTGGCCAAGGATGACGAGACTTTCCGCGTGGTGGTGGACGGCACCCCCTGGAAGGATACCTGGGACATGGCCTGGAAACCGGTATTCAGCCCAGACGGGAAAATGGTAGCGGCCAAGGTCGAAAAAAACGGCAAGTATACATACACGGTGAACGGCAGCGTCTGGTCAACCGCCTGCGACGGCGCCTGGGAGCCGGTTTTCAGCCCCGACGGAACCCGTCTGATGCTGCGTACCATCGAAGGCAGCGATTACGTCCGGCGTATCGTGCCGGCCACGGATATCACCGGTTAG
- a CDS encoding electron transfer complex ferredoxin TmcB, whose amino-acid sequence MAEPSKKEVKEVVDDGIDVGISRLTEEKIQEVINSVIDTETGARLKTYVDTCIHCGLCSEACHYYLSHDNDPHYSPVGKVKQTIWEMLKKKGRVSPEFIKQAAIIAHTQCNLCKRCAQYCPFGIDIAYLMLVVRRIIHRLGVTPLYIQDTAHSHSVTMNQMWVKGDEWPDTLQWQEEEAQAEIPDLRIPLEKEGADFMYSVIAPEPKFQAQLIYQAAVIMNVAGVDWTMPASVGWDNSDMAMYTGDNEIMGRVKRAHFEAAERLKVKKIVMGECGHAFRSVYDMGNRWLGWATPPFTIVHAIEFYYDLIKAGRIKIAKKFKPPITLHDPCNVIRGGGLYEKSRYVANALCETVIEMVPNGEHNYCCCAGGGVINTGPPFKMTRIEGNRVKAEQLFEAKTKGAEVLVAPCHNCHSGLEDIVHHYEIGLDIKFFGDIIYEVMEKPE is encoded by the coding sequence ATGGCGGAACCGTCAAAAAAAGAAGTGAAAGAAGTCGTCGACGATGGAATCGATGTCGGCATATCCCGGCTCACCGAGGAGAAGATCCAGGAAGTCATCAACAGCGTCATCGACACGGAAACCGGAGCCCGGCTGAAAACCTATGTGGACACCTGCATCCACTGCGGCCTGTGTTCGGAAGCCTGCCACTATTACCTTTCCCACGACAACGATCCACACTACTCGCCGGTGGGCAAGGTCAAACAGACCATCTGGGAAATGCTCAAGAAAAAGGGTCGGGTCAGCCCGGAATTCATCAAGCAGGCGGCCATCATCGCCCACACCCAGTGCAACCTGTGCAAACGCTGCGCCCAGTACTGCCCCTTCGGAATCGACATCGCCTACCTCATGCTCGTGGTGCGGCGGATTATTCACCGGCTGGGCGTCACCCCGCTGTATATTCAGGACACGGCCCACAGCCATTCGGTGACCATGAACCAGATGTGGGTCAAGGGCGACGAATGGCCGGACACCCTGCAATGGCAGGAAGAGGAGGCCCAGGCCGAAATTCCCGATCTGCGCATCCCCTTGGAAAAAGAGGGAGCCGACTTCATGTACAGCGTCATCGCCCCGGAGCCCAAGTTCCAGGCCCAGCTGATCTACCAGGCCGCGGTGATCATGAATGTCGCCGGCGTCGACTGGACCATGCCGGCCTCGGTGGGCTGGGACAACAGCGACATGGCCATGTATACCGGGGACAACGAAATCATGGGCCGGGTCAAGCGGGCCCACTTCGAAGCGGCCGAACGGCTCAAGGTCAAGAAGATCGTCATGGGCGAATGCGGCCACGCCTTCCGCTCGGTTTACGACATGGGCAACCGCTGGCTGGGGTGGGCCACACCGCCCTTTACCATCGTGCATGCCATCGAGTTCTACTACGACCTGATCAAAGCCGGCCGCATCAAGATCGCTAAAAAGTTTAAACCGCCCATCACCCTGCACGACCCCTGCAACGTTATCCGCGGCGGCGGGCTCTACGAAAAATCGCGTTACGTGGCCAACGCCCTTTGCGAAACCGTGATCGAAATGGTTCCCAACGGCGAGCATAACTACTGCTGCTGTGCCGGCGGAGGAGTGATCAACACCGGCCCGCCGTTCAAGATGACGCGCATCGAAGGCAACCGGGTCAAGGCCGAACAGCTTTTCGAAGCCAAGACCAAAGGTGCCGAAGTCCTGGTAGCGCCTTGTCACAACTGCCACAGCGGATTGGAAGACATCGTTCATCACTATGAAATCGGATTGGATATCAAGTTTTTCGGAGACATCATTTATGAAGTCATGGAAAAACCCGAGTAA
- a CDS encoding TmcC family electron transfer complex membrane anchor subunit, producing MHSFYNFVSGPLAWVAFLLFFGGSIYRLVNMLRLVAQKERFIFTYMSWRYSLRSIFHWIIPFATVNWRRQPVITVVTFAFHICLFAAPLFLLSHAVLWDESFGISWWSLPDAVADWMTVIVILGAVYFLIRRITQPEVKFVTSASDYVILAIVAAPFVTGFIAYHQWFNYPLMMGLHVLAGDIMLAAIPFTRLSHMLFSPFTRAYMGSEFGGVRHARDW from the coding sequence ATGCATAGCTTCTATAACTTCGTGAGCGGACCGCTGGCATGGGTGGCCTTTCTGCTCTTTTTCGGCGGCAGTATTTACCGGCTCGTCAACATGCTGCGGCTGGTGGCCCAAAAAGAGCGGTTCATTTTCACTTACATGAGCTGGCGCTACAGCCTGCGATCCATTTTCCACTGGATCATCCCCTTTGCCACGGTAAACTGGCGGCGCCAGCCCGTGATCACCGTAGTGACCTTTGCCTTTCACATCTGCCTGTTCGCCGCTCCCCTGTTTCTGCTTTCCCACGCGGTGCTCTGGGACGAATCCTTCGGCATCAGCTGGTGGTCCCTTCCTGACGCAGTGGCGGACTGGATGACCGTGATCGTCATTCTGGGCGCCGTCTACTTTCTGATCCGGCGAATTACGCAGCCCGAAGTCAAATTCGTCACCTCGGCATCGGATTACGTGATCCTGGCCATCGTGGCGGCGCCTTTCGTTACCGGATTCATCGCCTATCACCAGTGGTTCAATTATCCATTGATGATGGGTCTGCACGTTCTGGCCGGGGATATCATGCTGGCGGCCATTCCCTTCACCCGGCTCAGCCACATGCTCTTCTCGCCCTTTACCCGGGCGTATATGGGCTCGGAGTTCGGTGGGGTGAGACACGCGCGGGACTGGTAG
- a CDS encoding alkyl sulfatase dimerization domain-containing protein, protein MSEKLQNGNGGNGDPDSLRDDIDNQQAGLSRRDFIKGATVAGGMLAAGGLSTPALADFPAAKPLTGQGIAPKPATAATRAANAQVLKELPFNDRQDFEDAQRGFVGRPEKLTIKDAGGNVVWDLESYKQYIDLDKPAPDTVNPSLWRNAQLNMLYGLFKVTDRIYQVRGYDLSNITFVQGNTGWIVIDPLISSETAKAALDLATQHLGKRPVKAVIYSHTHVDHYGGVRGVVDKADVDAGKVQIVGPKDFIEYAVSENVIAGNAMSRRAIYMYGSLLPRDPWGGVNAGLGQTTSLGTVTLIPPTKIVEETGTELTIDGVRMVFQMTPGTEAPTEMNTWFPDLKALWMAENCTRTMHNILTLRGAQVRDSQKWAYYINQTIDLYGSQAEVEFHSHHWPIWGNARVLTYLKQQRDIYKFLHDQSVNLMNKGFTGVEIAQMISLPPELNKNWHTRGYYGTLKHNSRAIYQRYMGWYDGNPANLDNLPPEESAKRYVEYMGGEATVLRRAQIDFDKGNYRWVAEVVKHVVFANPQNTAAKLLLADAFEQMGYQAESGPWRSVYLQGAFELRNGLPTIDGKGGTASPDVIKSMPLDMLFEYLAVCLNAQKAAGKTIALNIIFTDLDKGYGLTVENAVLNYGKPHEKPDAQVSLSKETLDQLQLKETTLADANQQGKLTFEGRREAFREFMGLLDAFPAWFNIVTP, encoded by the coding sequence ATGTCAGAAAAGCTACAAAACGGAAATGGCGGAAACGGCGACCCTGATTCCCTCCGGGATGATATCGACAATCAGCAGGCGGGATTGTCCAGGCGGGATTTCATCAAAGGCGCCACGGTCGCCGGCGGGATGCTGGCGGCGGGCGGTCTTTCCACGCCCGCACTGGCGGATTTTCCGGCCGCCAAACCGTTGACAGGCCAGGGCATCGCGCCAAAACCGGCCACCGCCGCGACCAGGGCAGCCAATGCGCAGGTCCTCAAGGAACTGCCTTTCAACGACCGTCAGGATTTCGAGGACGCCCAGCGCGGGTTCGTCGGCCGACCCGAGAAGCTGACCATCAAGGATGCCGGGGGCAATGTGGTCTGGGACCTGGAAAGCTACAAGCAGTATATCGACCTGGACAAGCCCGCCCCCGACACCGTCAACCCCAGCCTGTGGCGTAACGCCCAGCTCAATATGCTGTACGGCCTGTTCAAAGTGACCGACCGCATCTATCAGGTGCGGGGCTACGACCTCTCCAACATCACCTTCGTCCAGGGCAATACTGGCTGGATCGTCATCGATCCCCTGATTTCCTCGGAAACCGCAAAGGCCGCCCTTGACCTTGCGACCCAACACCTGGGCAAGCGGCCCGTGAAGGCAGTCATTTACAGCCATACCCACGTGGACCATTACGGCGGCGTGCGCGGCGTGGTGGACAAGGCCGATGTGGATGCCGGAAAGGTCCAGATTGTCGGGCCCAAAGATTTCATCGAGTATGCGGTGAGCGAAAACGTCATCGCCGGCAATGCCATGAGCCGGCGCGCCATTTACATGTACGGTTCTCTCCTGCCGCGCGACCCCTGGGGCGGCGTCAATGCGGGGTTGGGTCAGACGACGTCCCTGGGCACCGTCACCCTGATTCCGCCGACGAAAATCGTTGAGGAAACGGGAACGGAGTTGACCATCGACGGCGTTCGCATGGTGTTCCAGATGACCCCCGGCACCGAGGCGCCCACGGAGATGAACACATGGTTCCCGGATCTCAAGGCCTTGTGGATGGCAGAGAATTGCACCCGCACGATGCACAACATCCTCACCCTGCGCGGGGCACAGGTCCGCGATTCCCAGAAGTGGGCATACTACATCAACCAGACCATCGACCTTTACGGCAGCCAGGCCGAGGTCGAGTTTCACAGCCACCATTGGCCGATCTGGGGCAACGCGCGGGTGCTGACCTATCTGAAGCAACAGCGCGACATCTATAAATTCCTGCATGACCAGTCGGTCAACCTGATGAACAAGGGGTTTACCGGCGTGGAGATCGCCCAGATGATCAGCCTCCCGCCGGAACTGAACAAAAACTGGCACACCCGGGGATATTACGGCACGCTGAAACACAACTCCCGCGCGATCTACCAGCGCTACATGGGCTGGTACGACGGCAATCCGGCCAACCTCGACAATCTGCCTCCCGAGGAATCCGCCAAGCGCTACGTGGAATACATGGGCGGCGAAGCGACCGTGCTCAGGCGGGCCCAGATCGATTTTGACAAGGGCAACTATCGATGGGTGGCCGAGGTAGTCAAGCATGTGGTTTTTGCCAACCCGCAAAATACCGCCGCGAAGCTCCTTCTGGCCGACGCCTTCGAGCAGATGGGCTATCAGGCGGAGTCGGGCCCCTGGCGTTCCGTTTACCTGCAGGGCGCCTTCGAACTGCGCAACGGCCTTCCCACGATCGACGGGAAGGGAGGCACCGCCAGCCCCGATGTGATCAAATCCATGCCGTTGGATATGCTGTTCGAATATCTCGCGGTGTGTCTCAACGCCCAGAAAGCCGCGGGAAAAACCATTGCCCTGAACATCATTTTCACGGATCTGGACAAAGGGTACGGCCTGACGGTGGAAAACGCCGTCCTCAATTACGGCAAGCCCCACGAGAAGCCGGATGCCCAGGTTTCGCTCTCCAAGGAAACCCTGGATCAGCTCCAGCTCAAGGAGACGACGCTTGCCGATGCCAATCAGCAGGGCAAACTGACGTTCGAGGGGCGGCGGGAAGCCTTCCGCGAGTTCATGGGCCTTCTCGATGCGTTCCCCGCATGGTTCAATATCGTTACCCCATAA
- a CDS encoding type II toxin-antitoxin system RelE/ParE family toxin: MPKKYKIHLTRNAQTDIERIFFYIASDNLNTAKRFIREIEEKIYSLDVLPDRCPYIPENMFFGTSYRHLIYKKYRVIYRINYNSIYILRVVHGAQLLEL, encoded by the coding sequence GTGCCAAAGAAATATAAAATTCACCTTACTCGGAATGCGCAAACCGACATAGAACGCATTTTCTTTTATATTGCTTCAGACAACCTCAATACCGCCAAAAGATTTATCCGAGAAATAGAAGAAAAAATATACAGCTTAGATGTATTGCCGGATCGTTGCCCTTACATTCCTGAAAATATGTTTTTTGGAACCAGTTACAGGCATTTAATCTACAAAAAATACCGTGTCATTTACAGAATTAATTACAATTCCATATATATTCTTAGGGTCGTACACGGGGCGCAATTGCTTGAATTGTAA
- a CDS encoding type II toxin-antitoxin system Phd/YefM family antitoxin has product MAIQITEDIRSITDLKRNTNAVLEKIHETKRPVILTVNGKAEAVLLDAKEYEKITKAFNLLKLLVPAEEDIKEGRYTEAKDFFQEFKRAKEI; this is encoded by the coding sequence ATGGCTATCCAAATAACGGAAGATATTCGCTCGATTACTGACCTTAAACGTAACACCAACGCTGTCCTTGAAAAAATTCACGAAACCAAGCGCCCGGTAATTCTAACTGTAAACGGAAAAGCGGAAGCTGTCCTATTGGATGCAAAGGAATATGAAAAAATTACGAAAGCATTTAATTTGCTTAAACTTTTGGTGCCTGCAGAGGAAGATATAAAAGAAGGTCGTTACACTGAGGCAAAAGATTTCTTTCAGGAGTTCAAACGTGCCAAAGAAATATAA